The Xanthomonas sp. CFBP 8443 genome has a window encoding:
- the rng gene encoding ribonuclease G, translated as MSQEILVNVTPRETRVAVIENGMLQELHIERGWRRGVVGNIYKGRVQRVMPGMQAAFVEVGLERAAFLHANDVVRPAPVAHGDTDEAPPLPVASGAPIVELLRDGQDIVVQVVKDPIGSKGARLTTQISIPSRYLVLLPQSRVIGVSARIEDEAERLRLKTLVADLAASHGGFGYIIRTNAEGQPAEALAEDIAYLSRVWNVVERRGREGAPASIIYEDLSLPLRAVRDLIRKDVEKVKVDSHETFERLQAFVAKYMPVLAERLELYTGDRPIFDLYGVEDEIARALDKQVPLKSGGYLVIDQTEAMTTIDVNTGSFLGQRNLEETVFRTNLEAAQAVARQLRLRNLGGIIIIDFIDMDDAEHRRQVLRTLEKALSRDHAKTTVYEFSPLGLVEMTRKRTVESLERQLSEPCPECSGRGSIKTAETVTYEIFREITRAVRQFDAARLLVIASTKVVARITDEESSAVAELEEFLGKSIRFQADEQYLQEQFDVVLL; from the coding sequence ATGTCGCAAGAGATCCTGGTCAACGTCACACCACGCGAGACCCGGGTGGCCGTCATCGAGAACGGCATGCTGCAGGAACTGCACATCGAACGCGGTTGGCGCCGCGGGGTGGTGGGCAACATCTACAAGGGCCGGGTGCAGCGGGTGATGCCGGGCATGCAGGCCGCGTTCGTCGAGGTCGGGCTGGAGCGCGCGGCGTTCCTGCACGCCAACGACGTGGTGCGGCCGGCGCCGGTGGCCCACGGCGACACCGACGAGGCGCCGCCGTTGCCGGTGGCGTCTGGCGCGCCGATCGTGGAGCTGCTGCGCGACGGCCAGGACATCGTGGTGCAGGTGGTCAAGGACCCGATCGGCAGCAAGGGTGCGCGGCTGACCACGCAGATCAGCATCCCTTCGCGCTACCTGGTGCTGTTGCCGCAGTCGCGGGTGATCGGGGTGTCGGCGCGGATCGAGGACGAGGCCGAGCGGCTGCGCCTGAAGACCCTGGTCGCCGACCTGGCCGCCAGCCATGGCGGCTTCGGCTACATCATCCGCACCAACGCCGAGGGCCAGCCGGCCGAAGCGCTGGCCGAGGACATCGCCTACCTGTCGCGGGTCTGGAACGTGGTTGAACGGCGCGGCCGCGAAGGCGCGCCGGCCAGCATCATCTACGAGGACCTGAGCCTGCCGCTGCGCGCGGTGCGCGACCTGATCCGCAAGGACGTGGAGAAGGTCAAGGTCGATTCGCACGAGACCTTCGAGCGCCTGCAGGCGTTCGTCGCCAAGTACATGCCGGTGCTGGCCGAGCGCCTGGAGCTGTACACCGGCGACCGCCCGATCTTCGACCTGTACGGCGTGGAGGACGAGATCGCGCGCGCGCTGGACAAGCAGGTGCCGCTGAAGTCCGGCGGCTACCTGGTCATCGACCAGACCGAGGCGATGACCACCATCGACGTCAACACCGGCTCGTTCCTGGGCCAGCGCAACCTCGAGGAAACGGTGTTCCGCACCAACCTGGAAGCAGCGCAGGCGGTGGCGCGGCAGCTGCGGCTGCGCAACCTGGGCGGCATCATCATCATCGACTTCATCGACATGGACGATGCCGAGCATCGCCGCCAGGTACTGCGCACGCTGGAGAAGGCGCTGTCGCGCGACCACGCCAAGACCACGGTGTACGAGTTCTCGCCGCTGGGGCTGGTGGAGATGACCCGCAAGCGCACCGTCGAGAGCCTGGAGCGGCAGCTGTCCGAGCCGTGCCCGGAATGCAGCGGACGCGGCTCGATCAAGACCGCCGAGACCGTCACCTACGAGATCTTCCGCGAGATCACCCGCGCGGTGCGCCAGTTCGACGCGGCGCGGCTACTGGTGATCGCCTCGACCAAGGTGGTGGCGCGGATCACCGACGAGGAATCCTCGGCGGTGGCCGAGCTGGAGGAATTCCTCGGCAAGAGCATCCGTTTCCAGGCCGACGAGCAATACCTGCAGGAGCAGTTCGACGTGGTGTTGTTGTGA
- a CDS encoding SIMPL domain-containing protein, which yields MRPLSVRPLLLALTLALGGTMTAHAQPAAPAYAVPADGTMLTIAAQAEARHAPDVATLSAGVVTQATDSAAAMRQNAEQMTKVLAAVRAAGIADKDVQTSGISLSPQYKYAENQAPQVIGYQASNSVNLKVRDIAKLGKVLDALAAQGANQINGPTFEIDDPEPLYDQARVDALKKAQARAQTYAKSLGLRVRRIVSISEGGGGGVRPMPMMRAMAMKAEMDSTPVATGESSVSVNLDVVFELGK from the coding sequence ATGCGTCCACTGTCCGTCCGTCCGCTGCTGCTGGCCCTGACCCTCGCCCTAGGAGGCACGATGACCGCCCATGCCCAACCCGCCGCGCCGGCCTATGCCGTGCCCGCCGACGGCACCATGCTCACCATCGCCGCCCAGGCCGAGGCCAGGCACGCGCCGGACGTGGCCACGCTGTCGGCCGGCGTGGTCACCCAGGCCACCGACAGCGCCGCGGCGATGCGCCAGAACGCAGAACAGATGACCAAGGTGCTGGCCGCGGTCCGCGCCGCCGGCATCGCCGACAAGGACGTGCAGACCAGCGGCATCAGCCTCAGCCCGCAATACAAGTACGCCGAGAACCAGGCGCCGCAGGTCATCGGCTACCAGGCCAGCAATTCGGTCAACCTCAAGGTGCGCGACATCGCCAAGCTGGGCAAGGTGCTCGACGCGCTGGCCGCGCAGGGCGCCAACCAGATCAATGGCCCCACCTTCGAGATCGACGATCCGGAGCCGCTGTACGACCAGGCCCGGGTCGATGCGCTGAAGAAGGCGCAGGCCCGCGCGCAGACCTACGCCAAGTCGCTGGGCCTGCGCGTGCGCCGCATCGTCAGCATCTCCGAAGGCGGTGGCGGCGGCGTGCGGCCGATGCCGATGATGCGCGCGATGGCGATGAAGGCGGAGATGGACAGCACCCCGGTGGCGACCGGCGAGAGCAGCGTGTCGGTCAACCTGGACGTGGTGTTCGAACTGGGCAAGTAA
- a CDS encoding energy transducer TonB: MVRTQLPAPSFGIDLSRILALSAAIGLHLLALLLLLIPLSHVTPPQEQTKAEPRWQQPMVVPITPAPPKPTLQPEKRPMTQPRVPTAVPTPLPVQAPLVDASPAPVLAATADPAPALAEPSVPPGPSSAPLAGMQLQYLRAPAPPYPRDALRAGLQGSVLLRVLVGVDGQPLEVSIAKSSGHRILDQAAREQVLKRWKFHAALQQGTPVQAYGLVPVDFSLGR, translated from the coding sequence ATGGTTCGCACGCAACTCCCCGCTCCCTCGTTCGGCATCGACCTGTCCCGGATCCTGGCGCTCAGCGCCGCGATCGGCCTGCACCTGCTCGCCTTGCTGCTGCTGTTGATCCCGCTCTCGCACGTGACGCCGCCACAGGAACAGACCAAGGCGGAACCGCGCTGGCAGCAGCCGATGGTGGTGCCGATCACCCCGGCGCCGCCGAAGCCCACGCTGCAGCCCGAGAAGCGGCCCATGACCCAGCCGCGGGTGCCGACCGCGGTGCCGACCCCGCTGCCGGTGCAGGCGCCGTTGGTCGATGCGAGCCCGGCACCGGTGCTGGCGGCGACCGCCGATCCGGCGCCTGCGCTGGCCGAACCCAGCGTGCCGCCCGGACCGTCCAGTGCACCGCTGGCCGGCATGCAGTTGCAGTACCTGCGCGCGCCGGCCCCGCCCTACCCGCGCGACGCCTTGCGTGCCGGCCTGCAGGGCAGCGTGCTGCTACGCGTGCTGGTCGGCGTCGACGGCCAACCGCTGGAGGTCAGCATCGCCAAGAGCAGCGGCCACCGGATCCTCGACCAGGCCGCGCGCGAGCAGGTGCTGAAGCGCTGGAAATTCCATGCTGCATTGCAGCAAGGAACCCCGGTTCAGGCTTACGGGCTGGTGCCGGTGGATTTTTCACTGGGCCGTTGA
- a CDS encoding YhdP family protein: MPTPLRRRLRLARRFAFYAVAIGLVCVALLVGALSQALPFVERHPQRIQAWLSERAGRPIQFDRVETAWTRRGPLLRLDGLRIGAGDGVRIGQAEVLVSMYAGLLPGRSFTELRLRGLALTLLRGADGTWSVQGLPTAPAGDPLDALQGLGELQVIDGRLAVHAPDLGLDAQLPKIDLRLRVDGDRLRVGAQGWIDLKQAPLTAVLDMDRRRGTGQAYVAARAAELGGWSGLLHAAGVRVEGGAGAVQGWAQLQRHRIVGVSVEATLRDLRLSGAALAAGGARPQTAFTTLRATARWRQIDGGWRLDAPRLQIGQAGLPTQRLDGLTVAGGRRFALLGEHMDAAPLLAVAALSDGLAPNLRAWLHAARPRLQLTQVALTGSAGGPLYGQGRLTELAFAPVGQSPGVSGLRGRFDGDAQGGELVLDAASPVRFDWPSGFGVVHEVRLAGRIVAFRDGTDLRVATPALRVQGSDYGADFRGGVRFQADGSRPWIDLAADLQDAPVTAAKKFWVHSKMSKAATDWLDAALQGGRLRGGRALVSGDLDQWPFVDHNGRFEATARLDDARIRFQREWPAVEKVDAEVAFIGNGFEVHGRGEMGGVPVDRLSAVLPDYKQGQLSVLASSRAETGKLLAMLRQSPLRRRYGETLDALSASGPADVSFDLLQPLRRDVGGHHLRGKVELLGAHIADRRWDVAFDDMRGSADYRDTGFEAPQLAVLHEGHAGELALRAGDGVLDPQQAFEAALSASVDADELLDRAPEMAWLKPYVQGRSRWNIGVGLPKTADGGVQPPTRLQLHSDLVGTQLLLPAPMDKGVAAPLATSVNVPLPVGTGRIEVAFGKLMSLVARSQNGKTGVKVVMGSDHVVGDPPGDGLTVSGRTASLNAIDWIGLVSGPDPDASATPGAAEPMPLRQIDVLADHLLLLGGVFDNTRLRLQPQADTVAVQLDGPALAGELSVPSKPAGVLGGRLARVHWRAAPTAAAASAPAAAATPAASVTPDPATPAAAAAAVRPLTSTLDPVSIPALALDVDDLRFGAMQLGAASLRTRKLIDGMRVDQLHLRSDKQKIDISGDWRGKGATARTQLIASVDSQDLGALMQSLDFGGQLRGGEGTLGLRAAWPGDPAGFQLATLQGQLDVAARNGQLLELNPGAGRVLGLLSVAQLPRRLMFDFRDFFSKGFAFNRIDGQVQFGDGVARSESMLIDGPAAEIKVRGQADLRAQQFDQTIDVNPKAGNLLTVVGAVAGGPVGAAVGAAANAVLGKPLGAIGARTYRVTGPWKDPKVEVIERDASRPPAPPAASGSP; encoded by the coding sequence ATGCCCACCCCCCTGCGCCGCCGCCTGCGCCTGGCCCGCCGTTTCGCGTTCTACGCGGTGGCGATCGGGTTGGTGTGCGTGGCGTTGCTGGTGGGGGCGCTGAGCCAGGCGTTGCCGTTCGTGGAGCGGCACCCGCAGCGGATCCAGGCCTGGCTCAGCGAGCGTGCCGGGCGGCCGATCCAGTTCGACCGGGTCGAGACCGCCTGGACCCGGCGCGGGCCGCTGCTGCGCCTGGACGGCCTGCGCATCGGCGCCGGCGACGGGGTGCGCATCGGCCAGGCCGAGGTGCTGGTGTCGATGTACGCCGGCCTGCTGCCGGGCCGTTCCTTCACCGAACTGCGCCTGCGCGGGCTGGCGCTTACCCTGCTGCGCGGCGCCGACGGCACCTGGTCGGTGCAGGGTCTGCCGACCGCGCCGGCCGGCGATCCGCTGGACGCGCTGCAGGGCCTGGGCGAATTGCAGGTCATCGACGGCCGCCTGGCGGTGCATGCGCCGGACCTGGGCCTGGATGCGCAGTTGCCGAAGATCGACCTGCGCCTGCGCGTGGACGGCGACCGCCTGCGCGTCGGCGCGCAGGGCTGGATCGACCTGAAGCAGGCGCCGCTGACCGCGGTGCTGGACATGGACCGCCGGCGCGGCACCGGCCAAGCCTACGTGGCCGCGCGCGCGGCCGAACTGGGCGGTTGGTCGGGCTTGCTGCACGCCGCCGGGGTTCGCGTCGAAGGCGGCGCCGGCGCGGTGCAGGGCTGGGCGCAGCTGCAGCGACACCGGATCGTCGGGGTCAGCGTCGAGGCCACGCTGCGCGACCTGCGCCTGAGCGGCGCGGCGCTGGCCGCCGGCGGCGCGCGGCCGCAGACCGCGTTCACCACGCTGCGCGCCACCGCGCGCTGGCGGCAGATCGACGGCGGCTGGCGGCTGGATGCGCCGCGGCTGCAGATCGGCCAGGCCGGGCTGCCGACACAGCGCCTGGATGGGTTGACCGTGGCCGGCGGGCGACGCTTCGCGCTGCTCGGCGAGCACATGGATGCGGCGCCGCTGCTGGCGGTGGCCGCGCTCAGCGACGGCCTGGCGCCCAACCTGCGCGCCTGGTTACACGCGGCGCGGCCGCGGCTGCAACTGACCCAGGTGGCGCTGACCGGCAGCGCCGGCGGGCCGCTGTATGGGCAAGGCCGCCTGACCGAGCTGGCGTTCGCGCCGGTCGGGCAGTCGCCCGGGGTGAGCGGCCTGCGCGGTCGCTTCGATGGCGACGCGCAGGGCGGGGAGCTGGTGCTGGACGCCGCCAGCCCGGTGCGCTTCGACTGGCCCAGCGGCTTCGGCGTAGTCCACGAGGTGCGGCTGGCCGGGCGCATCGTGGCCTTCCGCGACGGCACAGATCTGCGCGTGGCGACCCCGGCGCTGCGCGTGCAGGGCAGCGATTACGGCGCCGATTTTCGCGGCGGGGTGCGGTTCCAGGCCGACGGTTCGCGGCCGTGGATCGACCTGGCCGCCGACCTGCAGGACGCGCCGGTGACGGCGGCGAAGAAGTTCTGGGTGCATTCGAAGATGAGCAAGGCGGCCACCGACTGGCTGGACGCCGCGCTGCAGGGCGGGCGCCTGCGCGGCGGCCGTGCGCTGGTCTCCGGCGATCTGGACCAGTGGCCGTTCGTCGACCACAACGGTCGCTTCGAGGCCACCGCGCGGCTGGACGACGCCAGGATCCGCTTCCAGCGCGAATGGCCGGCGGTGGAGAAGGTGGACGCCGAGGTCGCCTTCATCGGCAACGGCTTCGAGGTGCATGGCCGCGGCGAGATGGGCGGGGTGCCGGTGGACCGGCTGTCGGCGGTGCTGCCGGACTACAAGCAAGGCCAGCTCAGCGTACTGGCCAGCAGCCGCGCCGAGACCGGTAAGCTGCTGGCGATGCTGCGGCAGAGCCCGCTGCGCCGTCGCTACGGCGAGACCCTGGACGCGCTCAGCGCGTCCGGTCCGGCCGACGTCAGCTTCGACCTGCTGCAGCCGTTGCGCCGCGACGTGGGCGGCCATCACCTGCGCGGCAAGGTCGAACTGCTCGGTGCGCACATCGCCGACCGCCGCTGGGACGTGGCCTTCGACGACATGCGCGGCAGCGCCGACTACCGCGACACCGGCTTCGAGGCGCCGCAGCTGGCGGTGCTGCACGAGGGCCATGCCGGCGAACTGGCGCTGCGCGCCGGCGATGGCGTGCTCGATCCGCAACAGGCGTTCGAGGCGGCGCTGAGCGCCTCGGTGGATGCGGACGAACTGCTCGACCGGGCGCCGGAAATGGCCTGGCTCAAGCCCTACGTGCAGGGCCGCTCGCGCTGGAACATCGGCGTGGGCCTGCCCAAGACCGCCGATGGCGGGGTGCAGCCGCCGACCCGTTTGCAACTGCATTCGGACCTGGTCGGCACCCAGCTGCTGTTGCCGGCGCCGATGGACAAGGGCGTGGCGGCGCCGCTGGCGACCTCGGTCAACGTGCCGCTGCCGGTCGGCACCGGGCGCATCGAGGTGGCCTTCGGCAAGCTGATGTCGCTGGTCGCGCGCAGCCAGAACGGCAAGACCGGGGTTAAGGTGGTGATGGGCAGCGACCACGTGGTCGGCGACCCGCCCGGCGACGGCCTGACCGTGAGCGGGCGCACCGCCTCGCTGAACGCGATCGACTGGATCGGCCTGGTCAGCGGCCCGGATCCGGACGCGTCGGCCACGCCGGGCGCCGCCGAGCCGATGCCGCTGCGCCAGATCGACGTGCTCGCCGACCATCTGCTGCTGCTCGGCGGCGTGTTCGACAACACCCGCCTGCGCCTGCAGCCGCAGGCCGACACGGTGGCGGTGCAGCTGGACGGGCCGGCGCTGGCCGGCGAACTCAGCGTGCCGAGCAAGCCGGCCGGCGTGCTCGGCGGCCGCCTGGCGCGGGTGCATTGGCGCGCGGCGCCAACCGCGGCGGCGGCCTCTGCTCCGGCTGCGGCCGCGACTCCTGCGGCCAGCGTCACGCCAGACCCGGCGACACCCGCAGCGGCCGCGGCCGCCGTGCGGCCGCTGACCAGCACGCTCGACCCGGTCTCGATCCCGGCGCTGGCGCTGGACGTGGACGACCTGCGCTTCGGTGCGATGCAGCTCGGCGCGGCCTCGCTGCGCACCCGCAAGCTGATCGACGGCATGCGCGTGGACCAGCTGCACCTGCGCTCGGACAAGCAGAAGATCGACATCAGCGGCGACTGGCGCGGCAAGGGCGCCACCGCGCGCACCCAGCTCATCGCCAGCGTGGACAGCCAGGACCTGGGCGCGCTGATGCAGAGCCTGGATTTCGGCGGCCAGCTGCGCGGCGGCGAAGGCACGCTGGGCCTGCGCGCCGCCTGGCCGGGCGATCCGGCCGGGTTCCAGCTGGCGACCCTGCAGGGCCAGCTCGACGTGGCCGCGCGCAACGGCCAGCTGCTGGAACTGAACCCCGGCGCGGGACGCGTGCTCGGCCTGCTCAGCGTGGCGCAGCTACCGCGCCGGCTGATGTTCGATTTCCGCGACTTCTTCTCCAAGGGCTTCGCCTTCAACCGCATCGACGGCCAGGTACAGTTCGGCGACGGCGTGGCGCGCAGCGAGTCGATGCTGATCGACGGCCCCGCCGCGGAAATCAAGGTGCGTGGGCAGGCCGACCTGCGCGCGCAGCAGTTCGACCAGACCATCGACGTCAATCCCAAGGCCGGCAACCTGCTGACCGTGGTCGGCGCGGTCGCCGGCGGCCCGGTCGGCGCGGCGGTCGGCGCCGCCGCCAACGCGGTGCTGGGCAAGCCGCTGGGCGCGATCGGCGCGCGCACCTACCGGGTCACCGGCCCGTGGAAGGATCCGAAAGTGGAAGTGATCGAGCGCGATGCCTCGCGCCCGCCGGCGCCGCCGGCCGCCTCCGGCAGTCCCTGA
- a CDS encoding TonB-dependent receptor has product MSVAGVLATAAAVPAAFAQEAATNLDRITVTGSNIPRTNTETPSPVQVVTRQEIDRTGKSTVAEYLQTLTSDGAGSIPKSFGNGFAGGGAGISLRGLGAGSTLVLLNGRRMATYGLADDGQKVFTDLSTIPLDAVERIDILKDGASAIYGSDAIAGVVNIILRSDFEGAILRGSYGMSGDSDGNARKATLTAGTGNLANDGWNAFFSLDVGKSDAIKISDRKDRKWIGTGDIRRYGYDAADAQFLGGAYLSGGTAGGVGPNGSVFDSTAHLVALPGCAGLTTIPGQTDATAQAQGCLWDPAQQYRDLSPEEKYVNVFARASFAFGEGGEIYTEIGYSKKETVFSNTPSGVSGGWGYPGGPVNANSGAGATTLYAGHPDNPLPTAARVRYSAWDVGPRVTDNTNEFNRFLVGVKGNWGEWSYDTAYLHSGTDLINKRTGFLRYSAVRCVLGNPACPAGTWRIGDNASLNSQALYDFISPTISATAKSSLDMFDFTVSRSLADLQGGPLGLALGTEWRKTSNSLTPQTFTDIGDIIGLGYSAYDGTQNVYAAYAELSAPVLEQLELSAAVRYDKYESGDSKATPKLGVKWTPTDWIALRASYAEGFRAPNPAENGDGGLAAFSNARDPVRCAIDPANECTARSVAIITRPNSALEPEESKSYSVGFVLQPTASTSLTVDAWQIKRTNEIAQGSTADAIASGNVLRDSNNIGGVANSGTILAVNTAYVNANSSRVRGVDADVRQTFEIGPGQLEMDLQWSHLLKFERTEGDTTVDYVGTHGNCDVTNCIGTPQDRINFGTTWKQGNWSVSGVVNYIDSIENKDRRGGDYLAFYADGSPVEKIASFTTFDMSGRWNVTDAFELNASVQNVFDRIAPLDPATYGGVNYNPLHFSGAVGRYFTVGAKYTFN; this is encoded by the coding sequence GTGTCCGTCGCTGGCGTCCTCGCCACCGCTGCCGCCGTCCCCGCCGCATTCGCGCAGGAGGCGGCGACCAACCTCGACCGCATCACCGTCACCGGCTCCAACATTCCCCGTACCAACACCGAGACCCCGTCTCCGGTGCAGGTGGTCACCCGCCAGGAAATCGACCGCACCGGCAAGTCCACGGTCGCCGAGTACCTGCAGACCCTGACCTCCGACGGCGCCGGCTCGATTCCCAAGAGCTTCGGCAACGGCTTCGCCGGCGGCGGCGCCGGCATCTCGCTGCGCGGCCTGGGCGCCGGCTCCACCCTGGTGCTGTTGAACGGGCGCCGCATGGCGACCTACGGCCTGGCCGACGACGGCCAGAAGGTCTTCACCGACCTGAGCACCATCCCGCTGGACGCGGTCGAGCGGATCGACATCCTGAAGGACGGCGCCTCGGCCATCTACGGCTCCGACGCGATCGCCGGCGTGGTCAACATCATCCTGCGCAGCGACTTCGAAGGCGCGATCCTGCGCGGCTCCTACGGCATGTCCGGCGACAGCGACGGCAATGCCCGCAAGGCCACCCTGACCGCCGGTACCGGCAACCTCGCCAACGACGGCTGGAACGCCTTCTTCAGCCTGGACGTGGGCAAGTCCGACGCGATCAAGATCAGCGACCGCAAGGACCGCAAGTGGATCGGCACCGGCGACATCCGCCGCTACGGCTACGACGCCGCCGACGCCCAGTTCCTCGGCGGCGCCTACCTCAGCGGCGGCACTGCCGGCGGCGTGGGCCCGAACGGCTCGGTGTTCGACAGCACCGCCCACCTGGTCGCCCTGCCCGGCTGCGCCGGCCTGACCACCATCCCCGGCCAGACCGATGCCACCGCGCAGGCCCAGGGCTGCCTGTGGGATCCGGCGCAGCAGTACCGCGACCTGAGCCCGGAAGAGAAGTACGTCAACGTGTTCGCCCGCGCCAGCTTCGCCTTCGGCGAGGGCGGCGAGATCTACACCGAGATCGGCTACTCGAAGAAGGAGACCGTGTTCTCCAACACCCCGTCCGGCGTGTCCGGCGGCTGGGGCTATCCCGGCGGCCCGGTCAACGCCAACAGCGGCGCCGGTGCCACCACGCTCTACGCCGGCCATCCGGACAACCCGCTGCCCACCGCCGCGCGCGTGCGCTACAGCGCCTGGGACGTGGGCCCGCGCGTGACCGACAACACCAACGAGTTCAACCGCTTCCTGGTCGGGGTCAAGGGCAACTGGGGCGAGTGGAGCTACGACACCGCCTACCTGCATTCGGGGACCGACCTGATCAACAAGCGCACCGGCTTCCTGCGCTACAGCGCCGTGCGCTGCGTGCTGGGCAACCCGGCCTGCCCGGCCGGCACCTGGCGCATCGGCGACAACGCCAGCCTGAACTCGCAGGCGCTGTACGACTTCATCTCGCCGACCATCAGCGCGACCGCCAAGTCCAGCCTGGACATGTTCGACTTCACCGTGTCGCGCAGCCTGGCCGACCTGCAGGGCGGCCCGCTGGGCCTGGCGCTGGGTACCGAATGGCGCAAGACCAGCAACAGCCTGACCCCGCAGACCTTCACCGACATCGGCGACATCATCGGCCTGGGCTACTCGGCCTATGACGGCACCCAGAACGTCTACGCCGCCTACGCCGAGCTGTCGGCGCCGGTGCTGGAGCAGCTGGAACTGTCGGCGGCGGTGCGTTACGACAAGTACGAGAGCGGCGACAGCAAGGCAACGCCGAAGCTGGGCGTGAAGTGGACCCCGACCGACTGGATCGCCCTGCGCGCCAGCTACGCCGAAGGTTTCCGCGCGCCGAACCCGGCCGAGAACGGCGACGGCGGCCTGGCCGCGTTCTCCAACGCGCGCGATCCGGTGCGTTGCGCCATCGATCCGGCCAACGAGTGCACCGCGCGTTCGGTGGCGATCATCACCCGTCCGAACTCGGCGCTGGAGCCGGAAGAGTCCAAGAGCTACTCGGTGGGCTTCGTGCTGCAGCCGACCGCCAGCACCTCGCTGACCGTGGATGCGTGGCAGATCAAGCGCACCAACGAGATCGCCCAGGGCAGCACCGCCGACGCGATCGCCTCCGGCAACGTGCTGCGCGACAGCAACAACATCGGCGGCGTGGCCAACAGCGGCACCATCCTGGCGGTCAACACCGCGTACGTGAACGCCAACTCCTCGCGTGTGCGCGGTGTCGATGCCGACGTCCGCCAGACCTTCGAGATCGGCCCGGGCCAGCTGGAAATGGACCTGCAGTGGAGCCACCTGCTCAAGTTCGAGCGGACCGAAGGCGACACCACGGTCGACTACGTCGGCACCCACGGCAACTGCGACGTGACCAACTGCATCGGCACCCCGCAGGACCGCATCAACTTCGGCACCACCTGGAAGCAGGGCAACTGGAGCGTCAGCGGCGTGGTCAACTACATCGACAGCATCGAGAACAAGGACCGTCGCGGCGGCGACTACCTGGCGTTCTACGCGGACGGCAGCCCGGTCGAGAAGATCGCCTCGTTCACCACCTTCGACATGTCGGGCCGCTGGAACGTGACCGACGCGTTCGAACTGAACGCATCGGTGCAGAACGTGTTCGACCGGATCGCTCCGCTGGATCCGGCCACCTACGGCGGCGTCAACTACAACCCGCTGCACTTCAGCGGCGCGGTCGGCCGCTACTTCACGGTGGGCGCCAAGTACACGTTCAACTGA
- a CDS encoding Maf family nucleotide pyrophosphatase, translated as MLYLASRSPRRNELLTRLGVPFRILDLEVPEVRAAGEPAQAYVRRVALDKARAGMAQLGAAADALVLGADTEVVLDDRVFGKPADADDAAAMLAALSGRTHQAMTAVALVGAAREEVLLVPTAVSFAVLSAQDIADYVASGEPMGRAGAYAIQGGAERFVSRLDGSYSGVMGLPLHQTSHLLRAFGVL; from the coding sequence ATGCTGTATCTCGCTTCCCGTTCCCCCCGCAGAAACGAACTGCTGACGCGCCTGGGCGTACCGTTCCGGATCCTCGATCTGGAGGTGCCGGAAGTGCGCGCGGCCGGCGAACCGGCGCAGGCCTACGTGCGCCGGGTGGCGCTGGACAAGGCGCGCGCCGGCATGGCGCAGCTCGGCGCCGCGGCGGATGCGCTGGTGCTCGGCGCCGACACCGAGGTGGTGCTGGACGATCGCGTGTTCGGCAAGCCGGCCGACGCCGACGACGCGGCGGCGATGCTCGCTGCGCTGTCCGGGCGCACGCACCAGGCGATGACCGCGGTGGCGTTGGTCGGCGCGGCGCGCGAGGAGGTGCTGCTGGTGCCGACCGCGGTCAGTTTCGCGGTCCTGTCGGCGCAGGACATCGCCGACTACGTGGCCAGCGGCGAACCGATGGGGCGCGCCGGCGCCTACGCGATCCAGGGCGGCGCCGAGCGCTTCGTCAGCCGTCTGGACGGCAGCTATTCCGGGGTGATGGGCCTGCCTCTGCACCAAACTTCCCACCTGCTGCGCGCCTTCGGAGTGCTTTGA